A DNA window from Augochlora pura isolate Apur16 chromosome 9, APUR_v2.2.1, whole genome shotgun sequence contains the following coding sequences:
- the Ms gene encoding neuropeptide receptor myosuppressin translates to MKMMRLMKAILVSMTTTTIFCNIVLAALPTQCNPGFLDDLPPRIRKVCAALSGIYELGSAMESYIVDKTNHITGFHESIPLLDSGVKRQDVEHVFLRFGRRR, encoded by the exons ATGAAAATGATGCGCTTAATGAAGGCAATCCTCGTTTCGATGACGACCACGACAATCTTCTGCAACATCGTCTTGGCAGCTTTGCCGACCCAGTGTAATCCCGGATTTCTGGACGATCTTCCCCCAAGGATCCGCAAAGTCTGCGCGGCCCTCTCCGGGATATACGAGCTGGGCTCAGCGATGGAGAGCTATATCGTCGACAAAACAAATCATATAACAG GTTTCCACGAGAGCATTCCTTTGTTGGACAGCGGTGTGAAGAGACAGGACGTCGAACATGTTTTTCTCCGTTTTGGAAGGCGTCGCTAG